The Pseudodesulfovibrio hydrargyri genome segment GGCCTCCGCTTCCGCAAACAACGCTTCCACTTCCGGGGAGCAGGACACGACTTCACCCAGGGAGAGCAAGTCCTTGACGGACTTGCGCACCTTGTCGGTCTTGCGCAGCGGGAAGAGATCCTTGTCCTCCACCGTCATGAGCAACGGCACGAGGTTGGGGTTGCCTTCGAACTCGACGCCGTGGAAGTCGCGGGTCTCCCGCTCGTGCCACTCGGCGCCGTCGAAGACGGACGTGATGGACGGGACCACGGGGTTGTCTCCGCCCACGAGGACGCGGAGGACAATCCGCTCGTTCGGAGTCCATCGGTTGAAATGATACTGCACCAGAAATCCCTCATCCACGTCCAGGGCGAGGATGTCCTCCAGGGAATAACCGGCCGTAAACAGCTTCCCGGCGGCCTTGAGAATCTGGCCGGGAGCCAGAAAGACCGACCAGGCGTGCCCCGTGGCCGCCGGATCCTGTTTCGCGACGCATTGGGTCGCCACTCCTTCCAAAGCCTGCAACATGGCTAGCCCTCCACCTTGGCGGCGACGGGCCACCAACGTTTGCCGGTGATCAGGCGCTGCAGCTCGAAAAATCCCTCGAGCAGCCCCTCGGGCCTGGGCGGACAGCCCGGCACGTAGACGTCCACGGGGATGAGCGTGTCCACGCCCTGGATCACGTTGTAGTTGTCCTTGATCTTGAAGGGGCCGCCGGAGATGGCGCAGTTGCCCATGGCGATGACCCACTTGGGTCCGGGCATCTGCTCATAGAGACGGACCACGGCCGGGGCCATCTTCTTGGTCACGGTGCCGGCCACGATCATGACGTCGGACTGGCGCGGCGAGGGCCGGAAGACCTCGGCCCCGAAGCGGGCCATGTCGAACCGGGCCATGCCGGTGGCCATCATCTCGATGGCGCAGCAGGCCAGGCCGAAGGTCATGGGCCACAAGGACATGGAGCGGCAGACGTCGAAGATGTCCTGGGCCAGTTTCATGTTGACCAGCGGCGGGTCCATGCGATGGTTGCCCGCCGTCAGGTACTCCTGTTGCACTACTGAATCCTGCGCGGCCATGTGAACACCCCTTTCGCCCAAAAATAGATGACGGAGAGAATAAGGAAGAACAGGAAGACGAAGACCTTTACGAAGGGCACCCAGCCCTCGGCGTCGGCATATGCCGTGGAGACCGGGAACAGGTAAAGGACGTCGACGTCGAAGGCCAGGAAGATCAGGGCGTATACGTAATAGGATACCCCCCACCGGGCCCACGAACTGCCATAGGGGATCATGCCGCATTCGTACGGCATGCCGATATCCCCTCCCCTCGCTCTGGGGGCCAGCAGCCCCGCCAGAATCAGCGGCCCGATGGCGAACAGCAGACCAGCGAGCAGAAACAAGACGATTGCAAAATGCAGCCAATTGAAAATCATACCCCATCCTTTGGCAGTAAATTTGCGGAAATCTTGAACCAAAAAACTTTTCAAGAATTAACGAGTTCCATGCCTCGAAAAAAGCCCCAAGTCAAGCACCTTGCGCTTTTTTTCGTAAAGAACCCACCGCCTAAGTATGTAATTTTCTTCACTCTGCGCAGCCCCCGGCCAGACACGGTTCCCGGCCCCGTTTTTCCCCCGGCAAGGCGGGGAATCTTGCCCGCCGAGACGAAAAGAGGCGTTTCGCCCACGCGAAACGCCTCTTGGAAAAACCGCCCACAACGGGCCGCCGACCTACTCCGGCGAATCATATTCGGCAAAGGTGCCGAAATCGGCCCTCCCCTTTTTCTTGGCCCCGTACATGGCCGCGTCCGCGCGGCTGATCAGGGTCACGGTATCCTTGCCGTCGTCGGGGTAGAAGCTGATGCCGATGGTCGCTCCGATGACCAGTTCCAGACCGTCCACGTCGTAGGGTTGCCGGACCACGTCCAGGAGATCGCGGGTGAAGCGCAGGGTCCCTTCCTGATCGGTGATCCCGGGCAGAAGGATGCCGAATTCGTCCCCGCCCAGCCGGGCCAGGGTGTCGGACTCCCGGGTGCGCAGCTGCAGCCGCTCGGCGACCTGGCGCAACAACTCGTCCCCGGTCTGATGGCCGTAGGTGTCGTTGACGCGCTTGAACTGGTCGAGATCGACGAAGAGCACGGCCACCTTGGTTCCGTAACGCTTGGCCAGGGCCAGGGCGTGCTCCAGCCGATCGAAGAAGCGGTGCCGGTTGGCGATGCCGGTCAGGCTGTCCAGGGTGGCCAGCCGCTTGAGTTCGAGCTCGACGTTCTTGCGCTCGGTGATGTCCTCCAGGACCCCCTCGATGAAGTCCTCGCCATTGCCCGGGCGGACCACCCGGGAGGACTCCGAGCACCAGACGACCTCGCCGTCGCGGCGTTGCAGGCGGAACTCGAAGCCGGTCACGGCCCCGTTACGCTCCATGATCTCCCGGTACATCAGCCGCTCGCTCTCATCGGGCATGAACCGGTCCCGGAAGGCGGGCCTGCCGATGACGTCCTCCATGCGGTCGTAGCCGAGGATGCGCAGCATGGCCGGGTTGGCCTCCAGGAACTCCCCTTCCGGGGTGCATTGAAAAATCCCCTCGATGGCCCGCTCGAAGATGGACCGGTACTTTTCCTCGGCCACACGCAGGGCGGCCTCGGTGCGGCGACGCTGTTCGATCTCCTGCTCGAGCAGGACCTTCTGGCGGTGCATCTGCAAAAACGCCTTGACCTTGCTGATCAGGATGTCCACGTCCACGGGCCGGAAGAGGTAGTCCACGGCCCCGGTCTCGTAGCCCTGGCGCACGTTCTCCTCGTCCTGGAAGATGGCGGTGATGAAAATGATCGGCACGCTCCGGCTGCGCTCGTGCTCCTTGATCCTGGCCGCGGCCTCGTAGCCGTTCATGCCGGGCATCTGGATATCCAGAAGGATCAGCGCGAAATCGTCGTTGCGGGCCAGGTCCACGGCCTCCAGGCCGCTGTCCGCCTGGACCACCCCGCACTCCACGTCGCGGAGCATATGGTTGAGCAGGGCCAGGTTGGTCCGGGAATCGTCGACGATGAGGATCTTCTGCAACTGGTCGCTCATGCTCTCTCCCTAGGTGGTCTTCCTCGCGGGAACGTCCACCTTTTCAAGCCTCACGCCGCCCTCCACGGGTTCCCCCTTGAGGATGAAATCAAAACGGTCGAGGTCCATGCACAGGTCGAAATCCTCCTCCGGGCAGTCCTCGCGGGCGTCGTCGAAGAACTTGGCCGCCGTGTCCACGTCGCGGAGAAACTTCTTCAGCGTCTCGAAACTGTTGGGATATTCCTCGAGTTCGTTCTTGATGTACATGGCGCACATCATGTCCTCCTGGGCGCGCATGGTCCCGCCGGTGCCCATGGCCACCAGGGTGACCACCTCGGGCTGCCTGGCCAGGACGTAGTCGACCACGGCCCCTGCGTTGACGAAGGAGCCCATGACGACCTCGTCCGCGTTCTCGCAGACCATCAGCCCGCGCGTGCCCGCGTTGGTCACGTGGATCAGGGTCTCGCCCCTGATGTCCGCCTTCTCGATCAGGTATGGGGAGTTGAGGTAGTCGAACTCGCTGGGGGGCACGTCCACCAGCTCGCCTATGACCTTGCCGCCACGTTGGGCGGCCATGGCCCGCGCCCGGTCCAGGCTGTCGGTGACGATGTACTCGGCCGCGCCCCCGGCAGCCAGGAAGCAACCCAGGGTGGTGGACCGAAAGACGTCCACGATAACGACCAGACCCTTGGCGCTCCGCGCGCCGGACAAACATTCCACCACATTCACGATCATCGGGAAATCCTGTCTTGTTGATGCCGGGCGGCCCGTTCCGAAACCGCCTCAACCTCTTGAATCTCAAGCGGAACACGGTCGCCCAAAAACGGTTTATCATCCCTCTTAAACCCGCAACGCACGAACAGTAAAGGTTTTTCCGCCTGTTGACGGTCCTGCCGTTTTATTGCAAACCAGCGGCATGATGAAAAATCGCGTACTCGTTACCGGCGGCTCGGGGTTCCTCGGCTCGCATTTGTGCGAACGGCTCCTGGATATGGGCCGGGAGGTCATCTGCGTGGACAACTTCTTCACCGGAAGCAAGTCCAACATCCTGCACCTGCTGGACAATCCCTTCTTCGAAGTCATCCGGCACGACGTCACCTTCCCCCTTTATGTGGAAGTGGACGAAATCTACAACCTGGCCTGCCCGGCCTCGCCCGTGCACTACCAGCACGATCCGGTGCAGACCACCAAGACTTCGGTCCACGGCGCCATCAACATGCTCGGACTGGCCAAGCGGCTCAAGGCGCGGATTTTCCAGGCCTCCACCTCCGAGGTCTACGGCGACCCCGAGGTCCATCCCCAGACCGAGAACTACTGGGGCAACGTCAATCCCATCGGCCTGCGCTCCTGCTACGACGAGGGCAAGCGCTGCGCCGAGACCCTGTTCTTCGACTACCACCGCCAGCACAGGCTTTCCATCAAGGTCTGCCGCATCTTCAACACCTACGGCCCGCGCATGGCCATGAACGATGGCCGGGTGGTCTCCAACTTCGTGGTCCAGGCCCTCAAGGGCGAGGACATCACGGTCTACGGCAGCGGGAACCAGACGCGCAGCTTCTGCTACGTGGACGACCTGGTGGACGGCATGGTCCGGTTCATGGAGGACACGGACGACGAATTCATCGGCCCCATGAACCTGGGCAACCCGATGGAGTTCACCATCCGCGAGCTGGCCGAGACGGTCATCGAACTGACCGGCTCCGGGTCCAAGATTCTTTTCAAGCCCCTGCCCTCGGACGATCCCATGCAGCGCAAGCCGGACATAACCCTGGCCGGCGAAAAACTGGGCTGGAAACCGAAAACTGAACTGCGCGCCGGGCTGGCCCGGACCATCGAGTACTTCGAAAGTGAACTGCAATCGATGTAACCGGGGACCGGAACCGAAAACGCGAAGCGGCCGGGGGATGATTGTCCCCCGGCCGCTTCGCGTCTGCCGGACCGGCTATTTTTCGGCCAGGGCCCGCTCTACCATTTCCACATACGGTTCGAGCCCCGAGCGCACGTCCTCCGGCCACTCAAACGGCCCGGGCCTGGGCTCGTCGGCCACCCGGCGGACCAGATCAGCCATGGACTTCTCGTCGGCGGGATCGGGGAAGACCCAGCGAGGCGGCAGAAAATAGGCGCTTCCGTTCAGCCGGCTCGACACGGACCGGCAGCCGCAGGCCAGGGCCTCGAGCACGGCGTTGGAGCAGGCGTCGTAGAACGTGGCCAGGATGAAGACATCGGCCGCGCGGTAAAAGGCGGGCATGTCGTCCACCCGGCCCAGGAAGCGGACCCGGTCGGCCACGCCGAGCTCTCTGGCCAAACGCTCGTACTTGGCGGGGTTGCGCCCCCCGGCCACATGCAGGATGAAATTCTCGGGCAGCAGGGACATCATGCCCACGAGATGGCGGATGCCCTTGAGCGCGAAGTTGGTGGCCGCCGTGGCCACCACCACCTGGTCCTCCCCTATCTGGGACGCGGCCCGCAGCCGCAGCCGCTCCTGGCTGCCGATGGGCGAGAACCGCTCCAGGTCCGGGCGGTTGTAGACCACGTCGATGGCGTCCTTGTTCAGGGACGGATGCGCCTCCACCAGCCAATCGCGAACCAGGTGAGAGACGCAGACGATGCGCGGGGTGCGCCGCATGCGGATGCGGTCGATGAGATGGATGGCCCAGTTGCCGGGAGACAGCCGCCTGCGCAACATCTTGAAGGAGCGGGCGACCCCCTCGGGCCAGGCCCGCCGGGACAGCTCCCAGAATTTGGAGATGGGCCCGCCGCCGATGCGCAGGATGTCCTGGTTCAGGGTCTTGCCCATGCCGAAGACGAGATCGTAGCCGCCCTTGCGGCACGCCTTGTCCGCGCCGTAAGCAAACCACAGGACCTTGACCATGCGAAACGCCCCGAACCGGCCCAACACCACGGGCTTGACGCCTTCGGGCGGATCGGTCTCGCACCGGGCGCAGATGAAGTCCACCTGATGGCCGCGCGCGGCCAGGACCTCGCTCAGCCGCCAGGCAAAGGATTCCGCACCGCCGTACCGGCTCAACCTGGGCATGGTCACGGCCAGCCGCGCCTTTCTTACCGCTGTTTCCATGAAACGGACTCTTGAACCTTTTTTACGGTTTGACAACCCCGGAGTTGCCCGCCGGGCCAAAGACGGCTATGCATTCCGAAAAATCGAAAGGAACGCCATGTTTTTCGCCACCCCAGCCCTGGACCTGCAACTCTTCCTGCTCATCAACCAGCACTGGCACTCCGGCCTGCTGGACGCGATCATGCCCCTGTTCTCGTCCACGGCCGTGCTCATGGCCATCCTGGCCGTGGCCGTGGTCGCCGCAGTGCTCAGGGGCGGCAAAAAACAACTCATCCTCTTCCTCGTCCTGCTGGCGGGCATGGGGGTCTCGGACTTCACCACCAAGCTGGCCAAGGACGAAATCCACCGGGTCCGCCCGCTCAACGCCGTGGCCGGGACCCGCTACGTGGAAAACGGCGAGTGGCGCTCCCGGCCGGGCTCCTTTGTCCGGACCAAGGAAAACGGCTCCTCCTACCCCTCGGCCCACAGCGCCAACACCATGGCCCTGGCCCTGCTGGCCATGCTCCTGTGGCCCCGCCTCAGGGCGTGGCCGCTGCTGGTGCCAGTGTTGTCGGGCTATTCCCGCGTCTACCTGGGCAAGCACTTCCCCACGGACGTCCTTGCCGGATGGCTCTGGGGCGTGGTCGTGGCCGGAGCGGTCTGGCTCCTGTGGCGGGAGCTCGCGCGCCGCTTTCCGTCCCTGCGCCCCGAATAGGCGCGTTGGCTTAAAAGGGATAGCTTGCCAGGGCCGGACTACTCGTCCGTATCCTCCAACACTCCGGCCTGACTGCGGTAGCGCCGGTAGACCCGGATGCCCAGCCAGCCCGAAACCACGAACAGCGCGATGCTCATCCCCACGGACAGGACCACGCCCGTGGTCGACTCGCGGTTCATGCCCGCGCCGAACAGGGCGAAGATGAAATTCTGCGGGATGTAGCCCAGGGTGGAGCCGAGCACGAAGGGCAGCAGCGGGATGGAGCTGACCCCGGCGGCCAGGTTGACGATCAGGTTGGACCCCAGGGGAAACAGCCGGATGGCCAGGGCCGTGTTGAACGGCTCGTGTTGGAGGAAGCGGTTGACCTTGTGCACCCGCGTTCCCAGCTTGCGCTCCACCAGGTCGCGGCCGCCCATGCGGCCGTACAGCGCGGCCATGGCGCAGCCCAGACCCGACCCCACGGTGGACAGCACCGTGCCCCCGAAGACCCCGAAGGCGAAGCCGCCCAGAAAGCCGATGAGCTGGCGGGGCAGCCCCACTCCGGTGAAGACCGCGCTCACGGCCAGAAAGATGATCACGGACAGCGGCCCGCTCCCGAGCACGTGGTCGTTGAACCACTGCGTATCGGAGAGCATGTCGCCCAGGCCCATGGCCCGGGAGACGTAGACCGCCCCGCCGAGCACGGCCAGCATGATCAGCCCCTTGGACAGGGACTTGAAATTCAGGTTGGAGTTTTGCTTATCCGAGGTCATTTCGCTCACGTTGCATACGATAGTAGAGAATCAGCAGACACGCCTGGCCCAGAAAGAACAGCGGGTCGCGCTGCACGAATCCGTAGGCCAGTCCGGCCAGTCCCGAGGCCGCCAGGGCGGCCCGCGCCGGACGCGCCAAGGGTTGTACTCCTTTCCCGCGCATCCGTAAAACAATGATCCGCACGAAAAACAACCCCTGGATGACCACGACCAGGGCCAGCAGCCACCAGTAGGCGGGCGGGGTCATGCCTATTTCTTCTCTTTGACGGTATAGCCGATGTGCCGGGTGATGAGCCACTTGACCCCGATGAGGTCCCA includes the following:
- a CDS encoding NADH-quinone oxidoreductase subunit C; this encodes MLQALEGVATQCVAKQDPAATGHAWSVFLAPGQILKAAGKLFTAGYSLEDILALDVDEGFLVQYHFNRWTPNERIVLRVLVGGDNPVVPSITSVFDGAEWHERETRDFHGVEFEGNPNLVPLLMTVEDKDLFPLRKTDKVRKSVKDLLSLGEVVSCSPEVEALFAEAEAGEASDA
- a CDS encoding NADH-quinone oxidoreductase subunit B, with translation MAAQDSVVQQEYLTAGNHRMDPPLVNMKLAQDIFDVCRSMSLWPMTFGLACCAIEMMATGMARFDMARFGAEVFRPSPRQSDVMIVAGTVTKKMAPAVVRLYEQMPGPKWVIAMGNCAISGGPFKIKDNYNVIQGVDTLIPVDVYVPGCPPRPEGLLEGFFELQRLITGKRWWPVAAKVEG
- a CDS encoding NADH-quinone oxidoreductase subunit A, with amino-acid sequence MIFNWLHFAIVLFLLAGLLFAIGPLILAGLLAPRARGGDIGMPYECGMIPYGSSWARWGVSYYVYALIFLAFDVDVLYLFPVSTAYADAEGWVPFVKVFVFLFFLILSVIYFWAKGVFTWPRRIQ
- a CDS encoding diguanylate cyclase domain-containing protein — encoded protein: MSDQLQKILIVDDSRTNLALLNHMLRDVECGVVQADSGLEAVDLARNDDFALILLDIQMPGMNGYEAAARIKEHERSRSVPIIFITAIFQDEENVRQGYETGAVDYLFRPVDVDILISKVKAFLQMHRQKVLLEQEIEQRRRTEAALRVAEEKYRSIFERAIEGIFQCTPEGEFLEANPAMLRILGYDRMEDVIGRPAFRDRFMPDESERLMYREIMERNGAVTGFEFRLQRRDGEVVWCSESSRVVRPGNGEDFIEGVLEDITERKNVELELKRLATLDSLTGIANRHRFFDRLEHALALAKRYGTKVAVLFVDLDQFKRVNDTYGHQTGDELLRQVAERLQLRTRESDTLARLGGDEFGILLPGITDQEGTLRFTRDLLDVVRQPYDVDGLELVIGATIGISFYPDDGKDTVTLISRADAAMYGAKKKGRADFGTFAEYDSPE
- a CDS encoding 2-phosphosulfolactate phosphatase, encoding MIVNVVECLSGARSAKGLVVIVDVFRSTTLGCFLAAGGAAEYIVTDSLDRARAMAAQRGGKVIGELVDVPPSEFDYLNSPYLIEKADIRGETLIHVTNAGTRGLMVCENADEVVMGSFVNAGAVVDYVLARQPEVVTLVAMGTGGTMRAQEDMMCAMYIKNELEEYPNSFETLKKFLRDVDTAAKFFDDAREDCPEEDFDLCMDLDRFDFILKGEPVEGGVRLEKVDVPARKTT
- a CDS encoding UDP-glucuronic acid decarboxylase family protein, which codes for MMKNRVLVTGGSGFLGSHLCERLLDMGREVICVDNFFTGSKSNILHLLDNPFFEVIRHDVTFPLYVEVDEIYNLACPASPVHYQHDPVQTTKTSVHGAINMLGLAKRLKARIFQASTSEVYGDPEVHPQTENYWGNVNPIGLRSCYDEGKRCAETLFFDYHRQHRLSIKVCRIFNTYGPRMAMNDGRVVSNFVVQALKGEDITVYGSGNQTRSFCYVDDLVDGMVRFMEDTDDEFIGPMNLGNPMEFTIRELAETVIELTGSGSKILFKPLPSDDPMQRKPDITLAGEKLGWKPKTELRAGLARTIEYFESELQSM
- a CDS encoding glycosyltransferase family 4 protein, translated to METAVRKARLAVTMPRLSRYGGAESFAWRLSEVLAARGHQVDFICARCETDPPEGVKPVVLGRFGAFRMVKVLWFAYGADKACRKGGYDLVFGMGKTLNQDILRIGGGPISKFWELSRRAWPEGVARSFKMLRRRLSPGNWAIHLIDRIRMRRTPRIVCVSHLVRDWLVEAHPSLNKDAIDVVYNRPDLERFSPIGSQERLRLRAASQIGEDQVVVATAATNFALKGIRHLVGMMSLLPENFILHVAGGRNPAKYERLARELGVADRVRFLGRVDDMPAFYRAADVFILATFYDACSNAVLEALACGCRSVSSRLNGSAYFLPPRWVFPDPADEKSMADLVRRVADEPRPGPFEWPEDVRSGLEPYVEMVERALAEK
- a CDS encoding phosphatase PAP2 family protein; amino-acid sequence: MFFATPALDLQLFLLINQHWHSGLLDAIMPLFSSTAVLMAILAVAVVAAVLRGGKKQLILFLVLLAGMGVSDFTTKLAKDEIHRVRPLNAVAGTRYVENGEWRSRPGSFVRTKENGSSYPSAHSANTMALALLAMLLWPRLRAWPLLVPVLSGYSRVYLGKHFPTDVLAGWLWGVVVAGAVWLLWRELARRFPSLRPE
- a CDS encoding TVP38/TMEM64 family protein; translated protein: MTSDKQNSNLNFKSLSKGLIMLAVLGGAVYVSRAMGLGDMLSDTQWFNDHVLGSGPLSVIIFLAVSAVFTGVGLPRQLIGFLGGFAFGVFGGTVLSTVGSGLGCAMAALYGRMGGRDLVERKLGTRVHKVNRFLQHEPFNTALAIRLFPLGSNLIVNLAAGVSSIPLLPFVLGSTLGYIPQNFIFALFGAGMNRESTTGVVLSVGMSIALFVVSGWLGIRVYRRYRSQAGVLEDTDE
- a CDS encoding lipid A biosynthesis domain-containing protein, whose protein sequence is MTPPAYWWLLALVVVIQGLFFVRIIVLRMRGKGVQPLARPARAALAASGLAGLAYGFVQRDPLFFLGQACLLILYYRMQRERNDLG